From the Polynucleobacter sp. MWH-UH35A genome, one window contains:
- a CDS encoding RsmB/NOP family class I SAM-dependent RNA methyltransferase — protein sequence MSAERPSRRSGSRLAPQKSYAAKSKDPLRRPERRNASGNLIAPEGQKNFSNAKALPQHAIHLERLLPELLSFEQPADRVVSRYFREEKQLGNRDRALIAESAFAILRRKNEFSQFAASGEGSQSRRLALLGLLSALSEGGLGSANRAESAIADLAHVLKPGEYEWLQRFATVDPAALNSLVRNNLPEWLWDAFGQYPGEDTREELAKSLMHPALLDLRANTMKTNREELLAQMNALGGRYQAIPTPYAPDGVRIMGKPALQNTAGFKAGMFEVQDEGSQLLAYLLAPKRGEMVVDFCAGAGGKTLAIGALMRSTGRLYALDTSERRLANLKPRQARSGLSNVHPVWIDSENDAKIKRLAGKIDRVLVDAPCSGMGTLRRNPDLKWRQTQAGVLELNQKQMSILSSAARLLKPGGRLVYATCSLLPQENQAIAEDFLAKHPNFEAVPAADVLKPLFPKEKLPLGCSPDNPWWQLWPHIHGTDGFFGAVFQKKAAALVPQSEKEVQKEVKVKNKKTPKELK from the coding sequence ATGAGTGCAGAACGTCCATCCCGCAGATCTGGAAGCAGACTAGCCCCCCAAAAAAGTTACGCAGCGAAATCGAAAGATCCATTGCGTCGCCCTGAGCGTCGAAATGCCAGCGGCAACTTGATTGCCCCTGAAGGTCAAAAGAATTTCTCCAATGCAAAAGCATTGCCACAGCATGCAATTCACCTGGAGCGTTTGCTTCCAGAGTTGCTGAGTTTTGAGCAGCCTGCAGACCGTGTAGTGAGTCGTTATTTTAGAGAAGAGAAACAACTCGGAAACCGTGATCGCGCTCTGATTGCAGAGAGCGCATTTGCAATCTTGCGCCGTAAAAATGAGTTCTCACAATTTGCGGCAAGCGGTGAAGGCTCTCAGTCTAGACGCTTAGCCCTATTGGGTTTGCTGTCCGCCTTATCTGAAGGTGGACTGGGTTCCGCTAACCGTGCAGAGAGTGCTATTGCTGACCTAGCGCACGTACTCAAGCCTGGTGAATATGAATGGTTGCAACGTTTTGCAACGGTTGATCCCGCTGCTTTAAATTCATTAGTGCGCAACAATTTGCCCGAGTGGTTGTGGGATGCATTTGGTCAATATCCAGGTGAGGACACTCGTGAAGAATTGGCTAAATCGTTAATGCACCCAGCATTATTAGATTTGCGTGCAAACACCATGAAAACCAATCGCGAAGAACTGCTTGCGCAGATGAATGCATTAGGCGGTCGCTACCAAGCAATCCCAACTCCGTATGCACCAGATGGTGTGCGCATTATGGGTAAGCCCGCTTTGCAAAATACTGCTGGTTTTAAGGCGGGTATGTTTGAGGTGCAAGATGAAGGCAGTCAGCTCTTGGCATATTTACTTGCACCAAAGCGCGGCGAGATGGTTGTGGACTTCTGTGCGGGTGCGGGCGGCAAGACTCTGGCAATTGGGGCGCTTATGCGCTCCACAGGGCGCCTGTATGCCCTTGACACGTCTGAGCGTCGCTTGGCCAATTTAAAGCCAAGGCAAGCCCGCAGCGGACTCTCTAACGTGCATCCGGTATGGATTGATAGTGAGAATGATGCCAAGATCAAGCGTTTAGCTGGCAAGATTGATCGCGTGCTAGTGGATGCCCCTTGTAGTGGTATGGGTACTTTGCGCCGTAATCCTGACCTCAAGTGGCGTCAGACCCAAGCAGGGGTATTGGAGCTGAATCAGAAGCAGATGAGCATTCTGTCTTCCGCTGCTCGACTATTAAAACCAGGTGGACGCTTGGTTTATGCCACTTGTAGCCTATTGCCTCAAGAAAATCAGGCGATTGCTGAGGACTTTTTAGCAAAACACCCCAATTTTGAGGCGGTACCAGCGGCAGATGTTCTTAAACCATTGTTTCCAAAGGAAAAATTACCTTTAGGGTGCAGTCCAGACAATCCTTGGTGGCAGTTATGGCCCCATATTCATGGCACGGATGGTTTCTTTGGGGCAGTTTTCCAAAAGAAAGCTGCTGCACTTGTTCCCCAGTCTGAAAAAGAGGTTCAAAAAGAGGTTAAGGTCAAAAACAAGAAGACCCCTAAGGAACTAAAATAG
- the rpmB gene encoding 50S ribosomal protein L28 — translation MAKVCQVTGKKPMVGNNVSHANNKTKRRFLPNLQNRRFWVESENRWISLRLTNAGLRVIDKNGIDAVLSDLRARGEI, via the coding sequence ATGGCAAAAGTTTGCCAAGTCACTGGGAAGAAGCCGATGGTTGGCAACAATGTATCCCATGCAAACAATAAAACGAAACGTCGCTTTTTGCCGAATTTGCAAAACCGTCGTTTCTGGGTTGAATCTGAAAACCGCTGGATTAGCTTGCGCTTAACCAATGCTGGTTTGCGCGTTATCGACAAAAACGGCATCGATGCTGTGTTGTCTGATCTCCGTGCACGTGGCGAAATTTAA
- the purN gene encoding phosphoribosylglycinamide formyltransferase — MPSIVTLISGRGSNFEAIVKTAQKERWPVTFAGVIANHSAAKGLDFARSQGIPAFAIDHKAHATRESFDAALIEQIDALGADLVVLAGFMRILTPGFIRHFEGRLINIHPALLPAFPGLHTHERALEAGVKEHGATVHFVNEGVDEGPIICQASVPVLEGDDPDTLAARVLAAEHQIYPRAVKWFLDGRLRIEGNQVKLQPPESQFFKL, encoded by the coding sequence ATGCCTTCTATCGTTACCTTAATCTCCGGCCGCGGATCTAATTTCGAAGCCATTGTCAAAACGGCTCAAAAAGAGCGGTGGCCAGTCACATTTGCTGGGGTCATAGCGAATCATTCAGCGGCTAAGGGCCTTGATTTTGCTCGCTCGCAGGGCATTCCAGCCTTTGCTATTGACCATAAGGCGCACGCTACCCGCGAATCCTTTGATGCGGCTTTAATTGAGCAGATCGATGCCCTCGGGGCTGATTTAGTCGTTCTCGCCGGTTTTATGAGAATTCTGACGCCTGGATTTATTCGCCATTTTGAGGGGCGATTGATCAATATTCACCCAGCACTGTTGCCAGCCTTTCCTGGTTTACATACCCATGAGCGGGCCTTGGAAGCTGGGGTCAAGGAGCATGGTGCCACGGTTCACTTTGTGAATGAGGGGGTAGATGAGGGCCCCATCATTTGTCAGGCTTCAGTGCCTGTACTGGAAGGTGATGATCCTGACACTCTAGCTGCGCGCGTTTTGGCTGCAGAACATCAAATTTACCCGCGGGCCGTAAAATGGTTCCTCGATGGACGATTGCGAATAGAAGGTAATCAAGTGAAGCTACAACCCCCAGAGTCGCAATTTTTTAAATTATGA
- a CDS encoding peptidylprolyl isomerase, producing MTKLTVLPNSFLTLNYRLTLPSGEDYINTFIDRPATVLMGSGQFAPCFEKVLLGLGVGEKKSALLTPEESFGDRKEDLVQWVSLKALREGRDDDVEFNPGDVIEFNAPGGAQYAGVLQSINEEGAWFDFNHPLAGRSVKFEAEIVAIL from the coding sequence ATGACCAAATTGACTGTTTTGCCTAATTCCTTTCTGACCCTCAACTATCGGCTCACGTTGCCCAGCGGGGAGGATTACATCAACACATTTATTGATCGTCCTGCGACGGTTCTGATGGGATCTGGACAATTTGCTCCTTGCTTTGAAAAGGTGTTGTTGGGCCTGGGCGTTGGTGAGAAAAAAAGCGCACTACTTACTCCTGAAGAAAGTTTTGGCGATCGTAAAGAGGATTTAGTGCAATGGGTTTCCCTGAAAGCGCTTAGAGAGGGTCGAGATGATGATGTCGAATTCAATCCAGGCGATGTGATTGAGTTCAATGCGCCAGGCGGCGCTCAGTATGCGGGCGTACTGCAATCGATTAATGAAGAGGGTGCATGGTTTGACTTTAATCATCCTTTGGCGGGTAGATCTGTGAAATTTGAAGCAGAGATTGTGGCGATTCTGTAA
- the ispH gene encoding 4-hydroxy-3-methylbut-2-enyl diphosphate reductase, producing the protein MSASDNAEILMAQPRGFCAGVDRAINIVNEALNRFGAPIYVRHEIVHNAYVVNELRNKGAVFVDELHEVPKGGIVVFSAHGVSQEVRRDAEARGLQVYDATCPLVTKVHLEVVKMCKDGFTVLMIGHAGHPEVEGTMGQVKEGVCLIEKVGDVDSLPFSAEEKIAFVTQTTLSVDETREIVEALTKKFPNIVQPRKQDICYATQNRQDAVKFMAPQVEVVIVVGSAASSNSNRLRELAEKLGVPAYMVDSPEQLRPEWFAGKKRVGLTAGASAPESLAQSIVSRIQEFGPRSVRALDGVVEDVTFSLPKNLVD; encoded by the coding sequence ATGAGCGCTTCCGATAACGCAGAAATTTTGATGGCTCAGCCGCGTGGATTTTGCGCAGGCGTTGATCGTGCGATCAATATCGTGAATGAGGCGCTGAATCGTTTTGGCGCCCCCATATATGTGCGCCATGAAATTGTGCATAACGCATATGTCGTCAATGAATTGCGCAATAAGGGCGCGGTATTCGTGGATGAACTGCATGAAGTTCCTAAGGGCGGCATCGTGGTATTTAGTGCTCATGGTGTTTCTCAGGAGGTCCGCAGGGATGCTGAGGCGCGAGGGCTGCAAGTCTATGATGCTACATGCCCCTTGGTTACAAAGGTGCATCTTGAGGTCGTCAAAATGTGCAAAGACGGCTTTACTGTATTGATGATTGGTCATGCAGGGCACCCAGAGGTTGAGGGCACTATGGGGCAAGTCAAGGAAGGTGTGTGCTTAATCGAAAAAGTTGGCGATGTGGATTCCCTTCCTTTTTCCGCTGAAGAGAAAATTGCATTTGTCACGCAGACAACGCTCTCAGTAGATGAGACAAGGGAAATTGTTGAAGCATTAACCAAAAAGTTTCCTAATATTGTTCAGCCTCGCAAACAAGATATTTGTTACGCCACCCAAAATCGTCAGGACGCTGTGAAATTCATGGCACCTCAAGTTGAGGTGGTTATTGTGGTCGGAAGTGCGGCGAGCTCTAACTCCAATCGCTTGCGCGAACTTGCTGAAAAGCTGGGTGTTCCGGCTTACATGGTGGACTCCCCAGAACAACTCAGGCCAGAATGGTTCGCTGGAAAAAAACGCGTGGGCTTAACGGCTGGAGCCTCTGCACCAGAAAGTTTGGCGCAATCGATCGTTAGTCGCATCCAAGAGTTTGGCCCAAGGAGTGTTCGCGCACTTGATGGTGTGGTTGAGGATGTAACCTTTTCTTTGCCCAAAAATTTAGTTGATTAA
- a CDS encoding bifunctional riboflavin kinase/FAD synthetase — translation MNVFRGPTQFSAGPACALTIGNFDGVHRGHRALLKQLVDGAKERGLVSCVMTFEPHPKEFFSPDQAPPRILNLRDKLAALSELGIDRVVVEHFNSAFAKLTPDEFVSEIIVKRLNAKWILIGDDFCYGAKRAGNFASLKAAGEKYGFEVSSIQTIQEGGERISSSALRAALASGDMKLTEKLLGRPYGISGHVLHGQKLGRQLGFPTLNLAVANHLHHRKPATTGIFTAQVLGLGDQPLPAVASLGVRPTVEDAGRVLLETHIFDYNNDVYGKIITVELLEKIRDEAKYPDLETLTKAIAADAAHARNYFQKKAYV, via the coding sequence GTGAACGTATTCCGTGGCCCCACCCAGTTTTCTGCAGGACCAGCTTGTGCCTTAACCATCGGTAATTTCGATGGGGTGCACAGGGGTCATCGCGCCCTGCTTAAACAACTCGTGGATGGCGCTAAAGAAAGAGGTTTGGTCAGCTGCGTTATGACTTTCGAGCCGCACCCAAAGGAATTCTTCTCTCCAGACCAAGCACCACCCCGCATTCTGAATTTGCGCGACAAATTAGCAGCGCTTTCTGAACTCGGAATTGATCGTGTTGTGGTGGAGCATTTCAACTCCGCTTTTGCGAAGCTCACCCCAGATGAATTTGTTTCAGAAATTATTGTCAAGCGCTTGAACGCTAAATGGATTTTGATTGGCGATGATTTTTGTTATGGCGCAAAACGTGCCGGCAACTTTGCCAGCCTAAAAGCGGCCGGCGAAAAATATGGTTTTGAAGTGTCGAGCATTCAAACTATTCAAGAGGGTGGTGAGCGCATCTCCAGCTCTGCGCTACGTGCCGCACTTGCCAGTGGTGATATGAAGTTGACTGAAAAATTATTAGGTCGCCCTTACGGAATTTCAGGGCATGTGCTTCATGGTCAAAAACTAGGACGTCAACTTGGCTTCCCTACTTTAAATTTAGCTGTTGCTAATCATTTACATCATCGCAAACCAGCAACAACTGGAATCTTCACTGCGCAAGTTTTAGGCTTGGGCGATCAGCCACTGCCTGCGGTTGCCAGCCTCGGCGTAAGACCTACAGTAGAAGACGCTGGCAGAGTATTGCTGGAGACCCATATTTTTGATTACAACAATGATGTGTACGGGAAAATTATTACCGTAGAGCTATTAGAAAAAATTCGTGATGAGGCGAAGTACCCTGACCTCGAAACCCTTACAAAAGCGATTGCAGCAGATGCAGCGCATGCCAGAAATTATTTCCAGAAAAAAGCTTATGTCTGA
- the rpmG gene encoding 50S ribosomal protein L33, with protein MAKGGREKIKLESSAGTGHFYTTSKNKRTKPEKMEIMKFDPTIRKHVAYKETKLK; from the coding sequence ATGGCTAAAGGCGGCAGAGAAAAAATTAAGTTGGAGTCATCAGCAGGTACTGGTCACTTCTACACAACTTCAAAAAACAAGCGTACTAAGCCTGAGAAAATGGAGATCATGAAGTTTGATCCAACCATTCGCAAGCACGTTGCTTACAAAGAAACAAAACTGAAATAA
- the radC gene encoding DNA repair protein RadC, whose translation MHSPITDWPKNEQPREKLRLKGAAALSDAELLAIFLRIGVKGKSAVTLAKDLIHHFGSLPRLLASTPEEFTRVHGVGLSKWSQIQAAYELVKRSLEDGLSQDPIFSSPNHVREFLQAKIGRLPHEVFLCLYLDSSLHLIECDELFRGSITQTAIYPREILKEALSKNASALIVAHNHPSGNPLPSDADQELTKVLESVLQMVDIQLLDHCIVSGSGFFSFSDSGLMNISVKR comes from the coding sequence GTGCATTCTCCCATTACGGACTGGCCAAAAAATGAACAGCCCAGGGAGAAGCTTCGCCTAAAAGGTGCCGCAGCACTCTCTGACGCCGAATTACTTGCCATCTTTTTGCGCATTGGGGTAAAGGGAAAAAGCGCAGTCACTCTAGCCAAAGATCTCATTCATCATTTTGGAAGCCTGCCCCGCCTTTTAGCCAGTACACCTGAAGAATTCACTCGCGTCCATGGCGTAGGACTATCCAAATGGTCTCAAATTCAAGCGGCGTATGAGTTGGTTAAACGCAGCCTAGAGGACGGCCTCAGTCAAGACCCCATCTTTTCATCACCGAATCACGTGAGGGAGTTCTTGCAGGCCAAAATTGGCCGCCTGCCACACGAGGTTTTTCTCTGTCTTTACCTTGACTCAAGCCTTCATCTCATTGAGTGCGATGAGCTTTTTAGGGGCTCCATCACCCAAACAGCCATTTACCCCCGCGAAATCCTCAAAGAAGCTCTCTCTAAAAATGCGAGCGCCCTAATCGTGGCCCATAACCACCCTAGCGGTAACCCATTGCCTAGCGACGCAGATCAGGAATTGACCAAGGTACTTGAAAGCGTCTTACAAATGGTCGATATTCAGCTTTTAGATCACTGCATCGTGAGTGGCAGTGGTTTTTTCTCATTTTCAGACTCTGGTCTTATGAATATTAGTGTTAAACGATAG
- a CDS encoding acyl-CoA desaturase, with translation MNTVSGFDLFLHWLANGYLDWSWWQIVVFTLVVTHITIAAVTIFLHRCQAHRALDLHPIVSHFFRFWLWLTTGMVTKEWAAIHRKHHAKCETVDDPHSPQVLGIKTVLSRGAELYKKEAANQETLDKFGHGTPDDWVEHNIYSKFSWQGVAIMLIVDVFLFGAIGLTVWAVQMLWIPITAAGIINGIGHYWGYRNFDCEDASTNIFPWGILIGGEELHNNHHTFATSAKLSNKWYEFDIGWMYIQIMSAVGLATVKKTPPKPVLSDLRPADQNTLEAIIANRYEIMARYSKTLRSFFSNEVQHMQVLAAHLSDARIWLAKDESRLTEQEKLKLEELMASNAQLRKMIEMRRELQAIWSRSSATKEQLLSQLHAWCQRAEESGLTSLREFSLRLRRYA, from the coding sequence TTGAATACAGTTTCAGGTTTTGATTTGTTCCTCCACTGGCTTGCCAATGGATACTTAGATTGGTCTTGGTGGCAAATTGTTGTTTTTACCTTAGTTGTCACCCACATCACTATTGCCGCTGTAACGATTTTTCTGCATCGCTGCCAAGCGCATCGCGCACTAGATCTGCATCCCATCGTTTCCCATTTCTTTCGTTTTTGGCTTTGGCTAACTACGGGAATGGTGACGAAGGAGTGGGCCGCGATTCACCGCAAGCATCACGCTAAATGTGAAACCGTTGACGACCCTCATAGTCCGCAAGTTTTGGGAATTAAAACTGTACTGTCTCGTGGTGCTGAGCTCTATAAAAAAGAAGCCGCTAATCAAGAGACATTGGATAAGTTTGGTCACGGTACTCCGGATGACTGGGTCGAGCACAACATCTATTCCAAGTTCTCTTGGCAGGGTGTCGCTATCATGCTCATCGTTGATGTGTTTTTATTTGGTGCCATTGGATTGACAGTGTGGGCAGTGCAAATGTTGTGGATTCCGATTACTGCCGCTGGGATTATTAACGGCATCGGACACTATTGGGGCTATCGCAATTTTGATTGTGAAGATGCCTCCACCAATATTTTTCCTTGGGGTATTTTGATTGGCGGCGAAGAGTTGCATAACAATCATCACACGTTTGCAACTAGCGCGAAGCTGTCTAATAAATGGTATGAGTTTGATATTGGTTGGATGTATATCCAGATCATGAGTGCAGTTGGTTTAGCTACTGTGAAGAAGACTCCGCCGAAGCCAGTACTGAGTGATTTACGCCCAGCCGATCAAAACACACTTGAAGCTATTATTGCAAACCGTTATGAAATCATGGCGCGTTATAGCAAGACATTGCGCAGTTTCTTTAGCAATGAAGTGCAACATATGCAGGTCTTGGCTGCACATTTGAGTGATGCTCGGATTTGGTTGGCTAAAGATGAGTCTCGCTTAACGGAGCAAGAGAAATTAAAACTTGAAGAGTTAATGGCCAGCAATGCACAGTTACGCAAGATGATTGAAATGCGTCGTGAGTTACAGGCAATATGGAGTCGCTCTTCTGCTACCAAGGAGCAATTGCTTTCTCAGTTACATGCTTGGTGTCAGCGTGCTGAAGAAAGTGGCCTAACGAGTCTTCGCGAGTTCTCTTTAAGATTGCGTCGTTACGCTTAA